TagtgttctttttcttctagCATGACAATTTAAAGAGCTAAATTTAGTGTGTTCGACTAAATAGATGCACTTGCACACAGTGGTAAGGACCTCAAAATGGTTGACTTTTCTTTATACACAGGCTATATACATGGACAAAACATGCTACTGGCTTTAGGGTTGCAACCAGTGGGCAGAAATATATCCAGTTGGCTCCACAAATGTAGGTAACTAGGACAGATTTGTGGAGTCGGAGTAGTGTTTAGCGTggcaatttcaaatttggaatgaaaaaaaggGACGCGAGCGCTCTCTTTTGAATTTTCGCAAACATTCCTGAAGTGTTATGCACATCATGGCTTCAGCGTTTCAAGGATCCCTTTAAGCTAATGtagcaaataaatacattttgtttttacagtacACATTCTCTTGCGCACACTTTACACATGCGATTCGGATGGGTCGTTTCCGTTAATCATCGTTTCAGTTTCCTTGAGCCTTTACACTCCTCAATCAAACCTTTGCCTATCGAGCGGGGGACCAACGGACTCTGGCCGGACAACCTCGCTTGCAGGGGGCCGTGTCGAGGAGGAGGCGTCGACGGGGAGCGGCTGCGTCCTGGAGGCGGCGCCCTGCCGTCGCGGGGCTCCTGGCGGGACGGAGAGCAACTCAAGGAGCGCTGCAGGTTGGGGGAGGCGCAAGGGCGGGGTGGAGGTGGGCTGACGAGCTGGCCGCCGCGGTCCTGCGTCGACTGGTTCTGACTGGACAAGGAATCGGCGTCGCTGGTGCTGCTGGCGCGTACTCGCAACCGCCGCCGCCTCGAAAGAGATTTAATTACATGAGATGATCATCCTCAAGGAGcgctcatttttttctccatattGTGTCCTACCTGTGGTCGGCACATGCGCCTGATGTCGGTTTCCCGGGAGGTGGGCGAGGCACGAGTCTGCCACTTAGCTGCTCGGGAACAAAGGTGGCGCTCATGGGTCGTGGAATCTTACTTTTACCGCCCGATGACGAGGACAGAGAAAGAGGGTCTTCCCCTCCGCAGTCCGACTTGGAGCCTCGCTCCGAGGAGAGACGTTCTCGCGGGAGGGTGACCTGCAGGTTTTCGCAGGAAAGCGATGGGGAAGGGGAGTGGGTGGGCGAGCTGGGGACAGGGCTGCTCCAGCGGTTTTTCCTGTCCCGGTGACGGTTCCTGCACGGAGAGTCCGGAGGAGTGGCGGAGTCTCGTCTTGGGATGCGGCTCAATTTTGGCGAGCAAGGGGAGTCTTTGGGCCTTAAAGAGGCGAGGAGTGAACAGATGGCTTGAGCCTGCTGGTTCAGCTCTGACGAGCAGTCGGGCAGACCCGAATCGCTCTCTGGGTCTTTAGCCAGTGGAGCAGTCGAACCCTTCAGCGGGCTTGATGACGGAGCCAAATCCGTCTTCCCTCCATCCTTCGGTTGTCCGGGAGCTTCGTCGGATTTGTTCGACGGAGCTTCAAGGGGTATCGTGTCACTCTTTTCGAGCACAGGGGACTGCGCTGTGCCACTGGAGGACTGAAAACAACTCGGTGATTAGAggcaggaataaaaaaaaatgacaagtggCATTAGCAAGAGTAACTCTAGTTGAAGCTGATCCACACAAAAGTATCGAAAACGTCACAGACAAAATGGCGCGTGTGGAAAATGCTAGATCGTGCCTACCTGATCCATGTGGGGTCGTCCCATGATGACCGAGGGCATTTGCCCCAGCATCCCCGGCAGCCTCCTGTGGCCAAGTAACCATGACCCGACAGAACAGTGTGACAAAACAGGACTGACTGCTACAGCTGGGCCCTCCTGCGGCGGATGGTTCTCGCCGTCAGCAGGATTAGGGGCGGCTGCTTTGTCCTCGCGCTGGGCTTCGGCCAAAGGCTTGATGGCTGCGGAATTGGCGCCTTGCTCCATTTCCAGCACCACCCACTCCTGGGAGTCTCCCTCTTGGATCACAGGACTGAAGTTGACTGCGACAAAACCGCTGCTGACTGCGCCTTCTTCTGGGTCAGCCGTACCCGTGCCGGAATGATCGTCGGATAAAACTTTCTCCCCGATGTTTGAAAGACATGGAGGCGTTTTGCctcgactaaaaaaaaaaacaaaaaaaaaaacccagttcaagtttgttttaaatgtgtggGAGCAATCGAAGCACTAACCAGGACTCAAGGAAGCGCTCGAGAGTCGGCTTGGGTTCGGGTGCAAGTCTTCTTTCAAACGCCAAACTCTGACTCTGACGCATCTTTCGGAGCAGCGGCATAGCCCGGTCCAAGTACATGGTCTCGGATCGTACTCGCCTCGGAGAACTCTGCGCCGAGCCGGCAGGgctttggttgccctggttctGACTATGCTCTTCCTCAGTCGCcacctgggaaaaaaagattgacgTAGCAATTCAAACATCACAACTGTGTGGCGGGCGAGAGAATGCCGACACGGCGCAAATCTCTGACCTTCCTAATCATTGGCTCGACATGATTCTGGGTTTGAATGTGGTTCATTTCGTCCCATATGCCTCTGGCAGGAACGGACGCAGGGGTGACAGGAGGGGGGCAGTTGTCAGCGTCACTGAAGCGCTCTCCGAGCATGAGGACATCTTCCGTGTTCTCCCTCTGCAATTCCACTGGCAGCACTGACGCATTGGCCATGCTTTAGAAAGAGATAAGAGTGAGAAGGTCAGCCAGGAGCTCATTTGCAAAACCCAGCAgggtggaaatgttttttttttttttttaaaaaacagccAACTGGTTCGACCGTTAAGGGAAATAACTACAGCATGACTGTGCATGTATATTTTGAGTCATGTGTACCCCATGTGAGCTGGCGTGAGGCGGGTGAGCTCCTGGCCAGTGGGTGGTGCCACCGCAGTTGTCAGCATGTCCTCCGAGTCGCATTTCTCCCAATCGTACGGATCATTGTGCAGCACATTGTGGCTTTTCATAGCACGGTCAAACAGTGACATCAGCAGCTGTCACGGGTGgggtgaagggggggggggcaaacacAGGTGTCAGCATTTTGGCTGTCGGTAGAGGACCAAACGTGAGTTTATAGCCAACCTCATAGTCTGGTTTAGTGTAGTAGTCCAGACTGAGGATGTGATCCAGGAATGTGCTAAACTCCAATGGTAAGTGATTAAGCATGAGGCGGTGGTCGTATGCTTCTTTGAGATTTCCTACTTGTTCCTGTTGGAGCGGaagatataaatataattgatATTTGATCATTGATAGTAGTTCCTACTATTTTGGCGAGTGACATGCTGTACCTTGTCTTTAAATTTTCTCCATGGGAGCTGACCAGACATGAATTCAACCAACATGTAGAAGAGGGACCATAGATCGTCATGACGACCAATTTCCTGCAGAGTCGTGAAACGTGAAAACAATGCATACAGCCTACCACAATTAATCGACAAGTGATATTCAAATACACGTGTtatattttttggggaatGTCGTCAACTCAAACAATCAATTATAAAATAGTGATGAAATGACTATGTTCTAAGAAAACCTTTCTAATCGTGTTGTGAACATTCCCTTGACCAGTTCCAACCTCCTTGGTGGAAATATTGAAAGGTAACGCAAGAGAGAAAATGTCTAGTCACCTTGTTTTTATGAGTATTGATTGAAGCATATCGCACAGTTCCCCTGAAGCCGGCCACAGATCGAGGCTGGAAGTGAAAAAGTTATCGTTAGAGTGTGTCATCGGATGAAAATACTTCAAGTCtgggacattttattttcacaagtGGGTTCACAAGTTTTGAGATGACTTACAGGACGAAGTTCTTGGTTGGAGGTCATGTACTGTCGGGCCAAACCAAAGTCCAGCATGTAGCAGCACCTGCAAGTACTTGCTAGTCTTCCCATTGCAAAGTTAGCCTATGAGTGACCAAGACAGAAAGTTCAAATTTGcaatatgaatatatattgACTATTTCGAGCGACTGTAGTCTTACTGGTTTAATGTCACGGTGCAGGAAGCCCACTGAGTGGATGCTTTCGATGCTTTGTAGAATCTGCTTGCCGAGCCGCAGAGTCGTCGAGACTGAGAATGTACCACGGATCCTGCTCCTCCGTAGATCTGCCAAGTTCCTCCCCTTTGGACAGTCACAACATATTACGATTATTATTGacccatttcaaaacaaaaatacaatggaTGTTTATGTAACAGGTGtcagtaaataataataataatgcattacGAGTCATTGGTTAATGTTAAGATCTTAATGGCAATTATTACCTataaaattaaaggaacatcGTAAAAAGCCTACCTGGAGTTCCATCACCACATAGTTGAAGCGCTCGTTTCGACCAGCGCTGACAAAGCGACACACATTATCCTTGCCTGccaataaataatcaaaaataagaaaatgtaaTACGCAGATGTGAACTATCGGTTGCATTCTTGAGTCAGTAATTAATCAAAcagagtaaaaataaaatgtattataccTTATATAGTATTGTATTTAATTATTGATCCAGATATCACGTTTCATAGAAATAAGGTAGAGCTGCTAACTTACAATTCAATAATCTGCACATTCCTCATTTTCAGTTGATCAACAAACACTTGCAAGTTTTTATTTGCGTGGCAAATGGCCACTTACCTTGCAGCTTCCTCAACACGGCCGCCTCTGTCCTCTGTACCGGTTTGGGGTGTGTGGCAGACTCCACCTT
The Syngnathus acus chromosome 24, fSynAcu1.2, whole genome shotgun sequence genome window above contains:
- the ttbk2b gene encoding tau-tubulin kinase 2b, whose translation is MSGEHIDILSTADVVRERWRVVRKIGGGGFGEVYEVLDLVSQATLAMKVESATHPKPVQRTEAAVLRKLQGKDNVCRFVSAGRNERFNYVVMELQGRNLADLRRSRIRGTFSVSTTLRLGKQILQSIESIHSVGFLHRDIKPANFAMGRLASTCRCCYMLDFGLARQYMTSNQELRPPRSVAGFRGTVRYASINTHKNKEIGRHDDLWSLFYMLVEFMSGQLPWRKFKDKEQVGNLKEAYDHRLMLNHLPLEFSTFLDHILSLDYYTKPDYELLMSLFDRAMKSHNVLHNDPYDWEKCDSEDMLTTAVAPPTGQELTRLTPAHMGMANASVLPVELQRENTEDVLMLGERFSDADNCPPPVTPASVPARGIWDEMNHIQTQNHVEPMIRKVATEEEHSQNQGNQSPAGSAQSSPRRVRSETMYLDRAMPLLRKMRQSQSLAFERRLAPEPKPTLERFLESCRGKTPPCLSNIGEKVLSDDHSGTGTADPEEGAVSSGFVAVNFSPVIQEGDSQEWVVLEMEQGANSAAIKPLAEAQREDKAAAPNPADGENHPPQEGPAVAVSPVLSHCSVGSWLLGHRRLPGMLGQMPSVIMGRPHMDQSSSGTAQSPVLEKSDTIPLEAPSNKSDEAPGQPKDGGKTDLAPSSSPLKGSTAPLAKDPESDSGLPDCSSELNQQAQAICSLLASLRPKDSPCSPKLSRIPRRDSATPPDSPCRNRHRDRKNRWSSPVPSSPTHSPSPSLSCENLQVTLPRERLSSERGSKSDCGGEDPLSLSSSSGGKSKIPRPMSATFVPEQLSGRLVPRPPPGKPTSGACADHRRRRLRVRASSTSDADSLSSQNQSTQDRGGQLVSPPPPRPCASPNLQRSLSCSPSRQEPRDGRAPPPGRSRSPSTPPPRHGPLQARLSGQSPLVPRSIGKGLIEECKGSRKLKR